A genomic region of Magnolia sinica isolate HGM2019 chromosome 6, MsV1, whole genome shotgun sequence contains the following coding sequences:
- the LOC131249898 gene encoding large ribosomal subunit protein eL31-like: MVEKMAKGRKEEVVTREYTINLHRRSHMLFDNIGCTFKKMAPKAIKEIQKFAQKTMGTTDVRVDVKLNKHIWSRHIRGVPRRVRVHVARKRNEEEDAKEELYSLVTIAEVPPKGLKGLGTKVIEEGD, from the exons ATGGTGGAGAAGATGGCCAAAGGGAGAAAGGAGGAGGTAGTGACAAGAGAATACACTATCAATCTCCACAGGC ggtcgcatatgctatttgacaacattggatgCACCTTCAAGAAGATGGCTCCCAAAGCCATAAAAGAGATACAGAAATTTGCACAGAAGACGATGGGGACAACCGATGTTAGGGTCGACGTGAAGCTAAACAAGCACATATGGAGCAGGCATATCCGGGGTGTGCCTAGACGTGTCCGCGTGCACGTCGCTCGCAAGAGGAATGAAGAGGAAGATGCTAAGGAGGAACTTTATTCATTGGTCACTATAGCAGAGGTCCCACCTAAAGGGCTCAAGGGATTGGGAACGAAGGTCATCGAAGAAGGAGATTAG